One Pseudomonas sp. HOU2 genomic window carries:
- a CDS encoding homoserine kinase, which translates to MSVFTPLARPELETFLAPYGLGRLLDFQGIAAGSENTNFFISLEQGEFVLTLVERGPVQEMPFFIDLLDVLHEADLPVPYALRTTDGVALRELKGKPALLQPRLSGKHIKVANAQHCAQVGELQAHLHLATQGERMIKRKTDRGLDWMLEEGTEFLSHLADEPRALLHKALEEITLQKDKILALPRANIHADLFRDNAMFEGTHLTGLIDFYNACSGPMLYDVAIALNDWCSDEEGLIDGPRARAFLGAYAALRPFTAAEAGLWPTMLRVACVRFWLSRLIAAEQFAGQDVLIHDPQEFEQRLAQRQQVSTPLPFAL; encoded by the coding sequence ATGTCTGTGTTCACCCCCCTGGCTCGGCCCGAGCTGGAAACCTTTCTCGCCCCTTACGGGCTCGGCCGTCTGCTTGATTTCCAGGGGATCGCCGCCGGCAGCGAAAACACCAATTTCTTTATCAGCCTGGAGCAGGGCGAATTCGTCCTGACCCTGGTCGAGCGCGGCCCTGTGCAGGAAATGCCGTTCTTCATCGACCTGCTCGACGTGCTGCACGAGGCGGATCTGCCGGTGCCTTACGCGCTGCGCACCACCGACGGCGTGGCTCTGCGTGAACTGAAGGGGAAACCGGCGCTGCTGCAACCGCGCCTGTCCGGCAAGCACATCAAGGTCGCCAACGCCCAGCATTGCGCGCAGGTCGGTGAGTTGCAGGCGCATCTGCATTTGGCGACCCAGGGCGAGCGCATGATCAAGCGCAAGACCGACCGTGGTCTGGACTGGATGCTGGAGGAGGGCACCGAGTTTCTCTCGCATCTGGCGGACGAGCCGCGTGCGCTGCTGCACAAGGCGCTGGAAGAAATCACCCTGCAGAAAGACAAAATTCTCGCGCTGCCACGGGCCAATATTCATGCGGATCTGTTCCGCGACAATGCGATGTTCGAAGGCACGCACCTGACCGGGTTGATCGACTTCTACAACGCCTGCTCGGGGCCGATGCTCTACGACGTGGCGATTGCCTTGAATGACTGGTGTTCGGACGAGGAAGGCTTGATTGACGGCCCGCGTGCCCGCGCATTCCTCGGTGCCTACGCGGCGCTGCGTCCGTTCACTGCCGCCGAAGCGGGGCTATGGCCGACCATGCTGCGCGTGGCCTGTGTGCGCTTCTGGCTGTCGCGGTTGATCGCCGCCGAGCAGTTTGCCGGGCAGGACGTGCTGATTCACGATCCGCAGGAGTTCGAGCAGCGCTTGGCGCAGCGGCAGCAGGTCAGCACCCCTCTGCCGTTCGCGCTTTAA